A section of the Acidobacteriota bacterium genome encodes:
- the asd gene encoding aspartate-semialdehyde dehydrogenase: protein MANKIPVGILGATGMVGQRFVQLLEHHPWFQVAWLAASERSSGLEYREASRWKLNTPIPERVANMIMSDAAPDRAPRVIFAALDAAIAKELEPKFANAGHAVITNSSAFRMQADVPLVIPEVNADHLKLIDEQPTRRRNGGFIATNPNCSAIGLVMALAPLHRTFGVEAVFVATMQAVSGAGYPGVASLDILGNVIPFIPNEEEKLEAETRKLLGVLENGVVKDAPFKISAQCNRVAVEDGHTESVSIKLKKSAKAEDILEQWHSFRARPQEISLPTAPEQPVIYDCSVDRPQPRLDVNRGRGMSATVGRLRPCGLLDWKFSVLSHNTIRGAAGAALLNAELLKHEGYLD from the coding sequence ATGGCGAATAAGATCCCAGTCGGAATACTCGGCGCGACCGGAATGGTCGGGCAGCGTTTTGTTCAGTTGCTCGAACACCATCCATGGTTCCAAGTCGCATGGCTGGCGGCTTCGGAACGCTCTTCCGGACTTGAATATCGCGAAGCTTCGCGGTGGAAGCTGAATACACCCATTCCCGAGCGTGTGGCCAACATGATTATGAGCGACGCTGCTCCGGATCGCGCGCCAAGAGTCATCTTTGCGGCTCTCGACGCAGCTATCGCGAAAGAACTCGAACCGAAATTTGCCAACGCGGGGCACGCCGTTATCACGAACTCCAGCGCTTTTCGCATGCAGGCCGACGTGCCGCTGGTGATCCCTGAGGTCAACGCCGATCATCTGAAGCTGATCGACGAGCAGCCGACACGCAGGCGCAACGGAGGCTTCATCGCCACCAATCCCAATTGTTCCGCAATAGGGCTCGTGATGGCGCTCGCCCCGCTCCATCGCACATTTGGTGTGGAAGCTGTGTTTGTTGCAACCATGCAGGCCGTCAGTGGCGCTGGATATCCTGGTGTCGCCTCACTCGACATTCTCGGCAACGTGATTCCGTTCATCCCGAACGAGGAAGAGAAGCTGGAGGCCGAAACCAGGAAACTGCTGGGGGTGCTGGAAAACGGCGTTGTGAAAGACGCTCCATTCAAAATCAGCGCGCAGTGCAACCGTGTCGCGGTGGAAGATGGTCACACGGAATCAGTTTCGATCAAGCTGAAGAAGTCAGCGAAGGCCGAGGATATTCTGGAGCAGTGGCACTCGTTCCGCGCGCGTCCGCAGGAGATCTCGCTCCCCACGGCTCCTGAGCAGCCGGTAATTTATGACTGCTCCGTCGACCGGCCGCAGCCACGTCTCGACGTGAATCGCGGACGCGGCATGAGTGCAACTGTCGGTCGCCTGCGGCCCTGTGGATTGCTCGACTGGAAGTTCAGCGTGCTCTCACATAACACAATTCGAGGCGCAGCCGGCGCCGCGCTTCTCAATGCCGAGTTGCTCAAGCACGAGGGCTACCTCGATTGA